The Pirellulimonas nuda genome includes a region encoding these proteins:
- a CDS encoding GTPase: MTAAGATAVCVLTPPGRGAVAVVGVAGPRAAEAVDACFLPASGVKVSDQPPGAIRLGRWLARDGEELIVVRRPPDAVEVHCHGGDAAVRGVVRALAAAGCVEAEPTPQASPPTAAAALAMLGQATTLRAAAVLWDQAEGALDRALRGVRDRLDRGECDAAGAALDRLLRHAPVGLHLVHPWRVVIAGSPNVGKSSLANALLGYERSVVFDQPGTTRDVVASRTAIDGWPVELSDTAGLRDATDAVEREGVSLAIERLRRADVVIELSEGPGEGGAGEGAWFDAGASGARRIAVASKCDTGPPLAAEDPRLATSARTGQGIDALLRAIAGVLPAAPPAGEGAPFEAAMVDRIDSARRRCGAGDPQGALRLLAPLID, from the coding sequence ATGACCGCCGCCGGGGCGACCGCTGTGTGCGTGCTCACGCCCCCCGGCCGCGGCGCGGTAGCGGTGGTGGGGGTCGCGGGACCACGGGCCGCCGAAGCGGTCGACGCCTGTTTCTTGCCCGCTTCGGGGGTGAAGGTGAGCGACCAGCCCCCCGGTGCGATCCGCCTGGGCCGCTGGCTGGCGCGGGACGGCGAAGAGCTGATCGTGGTCCGGCGCCCGCCGGACGCGGTCGAGGTGCACTGCCACGGCGGCGACGCCGCCGTGCGGGGCGTGGTGCGGGCACTGGCAGCGGCCGGGTGCGTCGAGGCTGAGCCGACGCCCCAAGCGAGCCCACCCACGGCCGCCGCCGCGCTGGCCATGCTCGGCCAAGCGACCACGCTGCGCGCCGCGGCCGTGCTGTGGGATCAAGCTGAGGGGGCGCTCGACCGGGCGCTGCGGGGGGTCCGCGACCGCCTCGACCGCGGCGAGTGCGACGCGGCCGGCGCCGCGCTCGACCGGCTGCTGCGGCACGCCCCGGTCGGGCTCCACCTGGTCCACCCGTGGCGGGTGGTGATCGCGGGGTCGCCGAACGTCGGCAAGAGCAGCCTCGCGAACGCGCTGCTCGGCTACGAGCGGTCGGTGGTGTTCGACCAGCCGGGCACCACGCGCGACGTGGTGGCCAGCCGCACCGCCATCGACGGCTGGCCTGTCGAGCTGAGCGACACCGCGGGGCTGCGCGACGCGACCGACGCCGTAGAGCGGGAAGGGGTGTCGCTGGCCATCGAGCGGCTGCGGCGGGCCGACGTGGTGATCGAGCTGTCGGAGGGGCCCGGCGAGGGCGGGGCAGGGGAGGGGGCCTGGTTCGATGCCGGCGCCAGCGGCGCCCGCCGGATCGCGGTCGCCAGCAAGTGCGACACGGGTCCGCCGCTCGCCGCGGAAGACCCACGCCTTGCGACCAGCGCCCGCACCGGGCAGGGGATCGACGCGCTCCTGCGGGCGATCGCCGGCGTGCTGCCGGCGGCGCCGCCGGCGGGCGAGGGGGCGCCGTTCGAGGCAGCGATGGTCGACCGTATCGACTCGGCGCGGCGGCGCTGCGGGGCGGGCGACCCCCAGGGCGCGCTGCGGCTGCTGGCGCCGCTGATCGATTGA
- a CDS encoding polysaccharide biosynthesis/export family protein encodes MAKTRTLPARIALPLLMAACFALAGGHAQHAERLAPAVAKCQAACCQCQPTSPAAPNPIWSVDSAASNGAGELSWASRSCGDWQRYAQGEYVGHARLPHVPEYRIRVGDQLSLFYLRTREIFRHAYHLQVGDQVRVESLTAGSNPSANEPGSLGAADDRLDRIVEVQPDGMITLPLVNRVPAASRTVEALQDDIGKRYEEWYKVPAITVTPVKVNTKLEDLVATVDSRAGSVGGLRITLTVSPDGTIQVPGLGSIYIQGLTPDEAKMEVDARYANIVPGVEVTVALLTRAPRFIYVLGQVTRPGRFTLEGPTSVVQAIALAEGSRLGGNLRQVVVFRRGDDWRLMATMVDVRGALYGRRPVPADDIWLNDSDVVLVPKSPIQIVDDLIEQVFTRGVYAAFPREIVFGVDFASGSVL; translated from the coding sequence ATGGCGAAGACCCGCACCCTGCCCGCCCGAATCGCGCTACCGCTGCTCATGGCGGCCTGCTTCGCGCTGGCCGGGGGTCACGCTCAGCACGCCGAGCGGCTCGCCCCCGCGGTCGCCAAGTGCCAAGCGGCCTGCTGCCAGTGCCAGCCGACCAGCCCGGCGGCGCCCAACCCCATCTGGTCGGTCGATAGCGCCGCGTCCAATGGCGCCGGCGAGCTGAGCTGGGCCTCGCGGAGCTGCGGAGATTGGCAGCGCTACGCCCAGGGCGAGTACGTCGGCCACGCCCGCCTGCCGCACGTGCCGGAGTACCGCATCCGCGTCGGCGATCAGCTCTCGCTGTTCTACCTGCGGACGCGCGAGATCTTCCGGCACGCCTACCACCTGCAGGTTGGAGACCAGGTGCGTGTCGAGTCGCTCACGGCCGGCTCGAACCCCTCAGCGAACGAGCCCGGCAGCCTCGGCGCCGCGGACGACCGGCTCGACCGCATCGTCGAGGTGCAGCCCGACGGCATGATCACGCTGCCGCTGGTGAACCGGGTGCCCGCCGCCAGCCGCACCGTCGAGGCGTTGCAGGACGACATCGGGAAGCGCTACGAAGAGTGGTACAAGGTGCCCGCGATCACCGTCACGCCGGTGAAGGTGAACACCAAGCTGGAAGACCTGGTGGCCACGGTCGACAGCCGCGCGGGAAGCGTGGGGGGCCTGCGGATCACGCTCACGGTCTCGCCGGACGGCACGATCCAGGTGCCGGGCCTGGGGAGCATCTACATCCAGGGGCTCACCCCGGACGAGGCCAAGATGGAGGTCGACGCGCGGTACGCCAACATTGTGCCGGGGGTCGAGGTGACCGTGGCGCTGCTCACGCGGGCGCCCCGCTTCATCTACGTCTTGGGCCAGGTGACCCGCCCGGGCCGGTTCACGCTGGAGGGGCCCACCTCGGTCGTGCAGGCGATCGCCCTGGCCGAGGGTTCGCGGCTCGGCGGCAACCTCCGCCAGGTGGTGGTGTTCCGCCGCGGCGACGACTGGCGGCTGATGGCGACCATGGTTGACGTCCGCGGCGCCCTGTACGGGCGGCGCCCCGTGCCGGCGGACGACATCTGGCTGAACGACTCCGACGTGGTGCTGGTCCCCAAGTCGCCGATCCAGATCGTGGACGACCTGATCGAGCAGGTCTTCACCCGCGGCGTCTACGCCGCGTTCCCGCGCGAGATCGTGTTCGGGGTCGACTTCGCCTCGGGCAGCGTGCTGTAG
- a CDS encoding MBL fold metallo-hydrolase RNA specificity domain-containing protein has protein sequence MFITRAGLAVDVRRRQPRGFVSHAHMDHVGRHEVAWATPATAALYKHRLGPRMRVRETPYGEPWTMGPVRLTALPAGHCLGSALLLAELDDQRLLYTGDFRLRPSLTAEPATLPQADTLVIESTFGHPRFQFPDRGDVETQLLELIQATVKEGRTPVIHAYALGKAQEVAALLVRHGRPVQQHPVIYATSRVYEACGVKLGVKPYAGRPEEGHVVMTLPRGQRGWRLGGLGETVSIALTGWAIDARTRTRLGVDHALPFSDHADFNELLETVERVAPRRIYVTHGPRGFVDQLLARGHDARPLAPEPQKRLF, from the coding sequence TTGTTCATCACCCGGGCCGGGTTGGCGGTCGATGTGCGGCGGCGCCAGCCGCGGGGCTTTGTTTCGCATGCGCACATGGACCACGTGGGGCGCCACGAGGTGGCCTGGGCGACTCCCGCCACCGCCGCGTTGTACAAGCACCGGCTCGGGCCCCGGATGCGGGTGCGAGAAACCCCCTACGGCGAGCCCTGGACGATGGGCCCGGTCCGGCTGACCGCGCTGCCGGCGGGGCACTGCCTGGGGTCGGCCCTGTTGCTGGCGGAGCTGGACGACCAGCGGCTGCTCTACACGGGCGATTTCCGCCTCCGGCCGTCGCTGACCGCCGAGCCGGCGACGCTGCCGCAGGCGGACACCTTGGTGATCGAGTCGACGTTCGGCCACCCCCGCTTTCAGTTCCCCGACCGCGGCGACGTTGAGACGCAGCTCTTGGAACTGATCCAGGCGACCGTGAAGGAAGGCCGCACGCCCGTCATCCACGCCTACGCGCTGGGCAAGGCGCAGGAGGTGGCGGCGCTGCTAGTGCGCCACGGCCGGCCTGTGCAGCAACACCCCGTGATCTACGCCACCAGCCGCGTGTACGAGGCGTGCGGGGTAAAGCTGGGGGTCAAGCCGTACGCTGGGCGGCCCGAGGAAGGACACGTGGTGATGACGCTGCCGCGAGGCCAGCGTGGTTGGCGGCTGGGGGGATTGGGGGAGACCGTGTCGATCGCGCTGACCGGCTGGGCGATCGACGCCAGGACCCGCACGCGGCTGGGGGTGGATCACGCGCTGCCGTTCTCGGATCACGCGGACTTTAACGAACTTCTAGAAACGGTCGAGCGCGTCGCGCCGCGGCGGATCTACGTGACGCACGGCCCACGGGGATTCGTCGACCAGTTGCTGGCGCGCGGCCACGACGCCCGACCGCTGGCGCCAGAACCCCAAAAGCGGTTGTTCTAA
- a CDS encoding undecaprenyl-diphosphate phosphatase: MSLLEVIVLAVVQGLTEFLPVSSSGHLVVANAVLEAAGYPPAQDLLEVSITLHLGTLLSVLVWYRREILRLFTADRRVGLLVLLATIPAAIVGVWIKKLAPPQVEAQLTENVLLAGCLFPVTALVLLAASRRREGGIDYPEIGWRSALAVGVAQAVAILPGISRSGATIAAGLGVGLRRESAATFAFLLAIPAIAGAGLLEGIEAYKEGTTGTPAYVLAAGFVVSFVVGLAALAALIRFVRSGRLGLFAWYLIPLGVAVVCWRLAG; this comes from the coding sequence ATGTCGCTCCTGGAAGTCATCGTTCTGGCCGTTGTCCAAGGCCTCACGGAGTTCTTGCCGGTCAGTTCTTCTGGGCACTTGGTGGTGGCCAACGCCGTGCTGGAGGCGGCCGGCTACCCGCCGGCTCAGGACCTGCTGGAAGTCAGCATCACGCTGCACCTGGGGACGCTGCTGAGCGTGCTGGTGTGGTACCGGCGGGAGATCTTACGGCTGTTTACCGCGGACCGGCGCGTCGGCCTGCTGGTGCTGCTGGCGACCATCCCGGCCGCGATCGTGGGGGTCTGGATCAAGAAACTGGCGCCCCCGCAGGTCGAGGCCCAACTGACCGAAAACGTGCTGCTTGCCGGGTGCTTGTTCCCGGTCACCGCCCTGGTGCTGCTGGCGGCGTCCCGCCGGCGCGAGGGGGGCATCGACTACCCAGAGATTGGCTGGCGTAGCGCGCTGGCGGTGGGCGTCGCCCAGGCGGTCGCCATCCTGCCCGGCATCTCGCGGAGCGGCGCCACCATCGCCGCTGGGTTGGGTGTGGGGCTGCGGCGTGAGTCGGCCGCCACGTTTGCGTTCTTGCTGGCGATCCCGGCGATCGCCGGCGCCGGGCTGCTGGAGGGGATCGAGGCCTACAAGGAGGGGACCACCGGCACCCCCGCGTACGTCCTGGCCGCCGGTTTTGTGGTCTCGTTCGTCGTGGGCCTCGCGGCCCTGGCGGCGCTCATCCGCTTCGTGCGGAGCGGTCGCCTGGGGCTGTTCGCCTGGTACTTGATCCCGCTGGGGGTGGCGGTGGTGTGCTGGCGGTTGGCGGGGTGA